A window of the Streptomyces luomodiensis genome harbors these coding sequences:
- the hisH gene encoding imidazole glycerol phosphate synthase subunit HisH, whose product MKPVPTKTPKNVVVFDYGFGNVRSAERALAHVGARVEITRDYEAAMAADGLLVPGVGAFAACMQGLRAARGDWIVGRRLSGGRPVMGICVGMQILFGRGIEHGVEAEGLEEWPGTVEPLRAPVVPHMGWNTVTAPQDSRLFAGLDEGERFYFVHSYAVRTWELEVTNPHIPAPKVSWTTHGEPFVAAVENGPLWATQFHPEKSGDAGARLLRNWLDTL is encoded by the coding sequence ATGAAGCCCGTGCCCACCAAGACGCCGAAGAACGTCGTGGTCTTCGACTACGGATTCGGCAACGTACGCTCCGCCGAGCGGGCTCTCGCCCACGTCGGCGCGCGGGTCGAGATCACCCGCGACTACGAGGCGGCCATGGCCGCCGACGGCCTCCTCGTCCCCGGCGTCGGCGCCTTCGCCGCCTGTATGCAGGGGCTGCGCGCGGCGCGCGGCGACTGGATCGTGGGGCGCCGGCTGTCCGGCGGCCGCCCGGTCATGGGCATCTGCGTCGGCATGCAGATCCTCTTCGGGCGCGGTATCGAGCACGGCGTCGAGGCCGAGGGCCTGGAGGAGTGGCCCGGCACGGTCGAGCCGCTGCGCGCCCCCGTCGTCCCCCACATGGGCTGGAACACGGTCACGGCGCCCCAGGACTCGCGGCTCTTCGCCGGGCTGGACGAGGGCGAGCGGTTCTACTTCGTCCACTCCTACGCGGTCCGCACCTGGGAGCTGGAGGTCACCAACCCGCACATCCCCGCTCCCAAGGTCTCCTGGACCACCCATGGCGAGCCGTTCGTCGCCGCCGTGGAGAACGGCCCGCTGTGGGCCACCCAGTTCCACCCCGAGAAGTCGGGTGACGCCGGAGCGCGGCTGCTCCGCAACTGGCTCGACACGCTCTGA
- a CDS encoding oxidoreductase — MTEPHDGDPPPGLDLTTAEWGMWQAFRNGSTHDLRTSHPQRNDPSGPYAWGPERSVRARVVALLLLDGPPAQPGRVSALKLNGVHITGTLDLAGGNIEPYVELKNCRFEREVLLPESQFTTLRLVGCALPRLEAARLRTEGDLHLPRCVVEHGIRLTDAHIGTDLLLNQLIVRRDRRGMSISADGLSVAQDFQADMIESYGELSLRGAQIGVSLSLRGSRLRNPYGRRALNAPQLTVERSLYLTAGGVSTYSSGSTPPYGTASTPTRGTRIQRFECEGGIRLDDARIGDAIDFDQARFIMESDQELSLRRVQTPELRFLGERPQRGRVILSGARVVNLVDKSVSWPGPGGLTMAGFSYECLIPRGHFPLSRRLEWVAAATPEYAPEPYEMLANTMRASGEDADAREVLLAKQRRRRETLPLAGKVWGYLQDWTVAYGYRPGRAAVWMAVLWAVGSVFFAHNRPEAMKPDESPHWNASLYTLDLLIPVIDLGMDGYWKPEGPVQWASIVMILLGWVLATAVAAGASRLLRRQ; from the coding sequence GTGACCGAGCCGCACGATGGCGATCCACCCCCGGGTCTCGATCTGACCACCGCCGAATGGGGCATGTGGCAGGCGTTCCGCAACGGCAGCACCCATGATCTGCGCACCTCGCACCCCCAGCGGAACGACCCCTCCGGCCCGTACGCATGGGGGCCGGAGCGCAGTGTCCGCGCGCGTGTCGTGGCCCTGCTGCTGCTGGACGGGCCGCCCGCGCAGCCGGGCCGGGTGTCCGCGCTCAAGCTCAACGGGGTGCACATCACCGGCACGCTCGACCTGGCCGGCGGCAACATCGAGCCCTATGTGGAGCTGAAGAACTGCCGCTTCGAGCGGGAGGTGCTGCTCCCCGAGTCGCAGTTCACCACCCTGCGCCTGGTGGGCTGCGCCCTCCCCCGGCTGGAGGCGGCCCGGCTGCGCACCGAGGGGGATCTGCATCTGCCGCGCTGTGTGGTCGAGCACGGCATCCGGCTCACCGACGCCCATATCGGCACGGATTTACTGCTCAACCAGCTGATCGTGCGCCGTGACCGCCGGGGCATGTCGATCAGCGCCGACGGGCTGTCCGTCGCCCAGGACTTCCAGGCCGACATGATCGAGTCGTATGGCGAGCTGAGCCTGCGCGGGGCGCAGATCGGGGTGTCGCTCAGCCTGCGCGGCAGCCGGCTGCGCAACCCTTACGGCCGCCGCGCGCTCAACGCGCCGCAGCTGACCGTGGAGCGCAGCCTCTACCTCACCGCGGGCGGGGTGAGCACGTACTCCAGCGGCTCCACACCGCCGTACGGCACCGCCTCCACCCCGACCCGCGGCACCCGTATCCAGCGTTTCGAATGCGAGGGCGGCATCCGGCTCGACGACGCGCGGATCGGCGACGCCATCGACTTCGACCAGGCCCGCTTCATCATGGAGAGCGACCAGGAGCTCTCGCTGCGCCGGGTCCAGACGCCCGAGCTGCGCTTCCTCGGGGAACGGCCACAGCGCGGACGAGTGATCCTCTCCGGCGCCCGGGTGGTCAACCTGGTGGACAAGTCGGTGAGCTGGCCGGGGCCGGGCGGGCTGACCATGGCCGGGTTCAGCTATGAGTGTCTGATCCCGCGCGGCCACTTCCCGCTGTCCCGGCGGCTGGAGTGGGTGGCCGCCGCGACCCCCGAGTACGCGCCCGAGCCGTACGAGATGCTGGCCAACACCATGCGGGCCAGCGGCGAGGACGCCGACGCGCGCGAGGTGCTGCTCGCCAAGCAGCGCCGCCGCCGGGAGACGCTGCCGCTCGCCGGGAAGGTGTGGGGCTACCTCCAGGACTGGACGGTGGCCTACGGCTACCGTCCGGGCCGGGCGGCGGTGTGGATGGCGGTGCTGTGGGCGGTCGGCTCGGTGTTCTTCGCGCACAACCGGCCGGAGGCGATGAAGCCGGACGAATCCCCGCACTGGAACGCCTCGCTCTACACCCTTGACCTGCTGATCCCGGTCATCGACCTGGGCATGGACGGCTACTGGAAACCCGAGGGCCCGGTCCAATGGGCGTCCATCGTCATGATCCTGCTGGGCTGGGTGCTGGCCACCGCGGTGGCCGCCGGCGCCTCACGACTGCTGCGGCGCCAGTGA
- a CDS encoding Rid family hydrolase, which yields MTSPETARRVQTESPWEENIGFARAVEAGDLVLVSGTMPLAERGVLEGEGDPYEQTLAAFGHALDVLKKFDLGVESVVRTRMYITHARDVDEVGRAHKELFDAVRPAATLVVVSGFVDSRVLVEVELEAFRGARQS from the coding sequence ATGACCTCACCCGAGACCGCGCGGCGGGTCCAGACCGAGAGCCCCTGGGAGGAGAACATCGGGTTCGCACGGGCCGTGGAGGCCGGTGACCTGGTGCTCGTCTCCGGGACGATGCCGCTCGCGGAGCGCGGTGTGCTGGAGGGCGAGGGCGATCCGTACGAACAGACCCTCGCGGCCTTCGGCCATGCGCTGGACGTCCTGAAGAAGTTCGACCTGGGCGTCGAATCGGTGGTCCGCACCCGTATGTACATCACCCACGCCCGCGACGTGGACGAGGTGGGCCGCGCCCACAAGGAGCTCTTCGACGCCGTGCGCCCCGCCGCCACGCTGGTCGTGGTGTCCGGCTTCGTCGACTCGCGGGTCCTGGTGGAAGTGGAACTGGAAGCATTCCGAGGAGCACGACAGTCATGA
- the ybaK gene encoding Cys-tRNA(Pro) deacylase, which yields MAKKSKKTSAGTPATTALTAAGTDFTLHSYEHDPAAPSYGEEAAQALGVEPGRVFKTLVASVDDRLTVAIVPVSATLDLKALASAVGGKRATMADPAVAERTTGYVRGGISPLGQRKRLPTALDASATGYETICVSAGRRGLEVELSPKDLASLTDAVLAPIART from the coding sequence ATGGCCAAGAAGTCCAAGAAGACCTCCGCGGGCACCCCCGCCACCACCGCGCTGACCGCCGCGGGCACCGACTTCACCCTGCACTCCTACGAGCACGACCCGGCCGCCCCCTCCTACGGCGAGGAGGCCGCCCAGGCGCTCGGCGTCGAACCGGGCCGGGTCTTCAAGACCCTGGTCGCCAGCGTCGACGACCGCCTTACGGTCGCCATCGTCCCGGTCTCGGCCACGCTCGACCTCAAGGCGCTCGCCTCGGCGGTGGGCGGGAAGCGCGCCACGATGGCGGACCCCGCGGTGGCCGAGCGCACCACGGGCTATGTGCGGGGCGGGATCTCCCCGCTCGGTCAGCGCAAGCGCCTTCCCACGGCCCTGGACGCGTCGGCCACCGGCTACGAGACGATCTGCGTCTCGGCGGGCCGGCGCGGGCTGGAGGTCGAGCTGTCGCCCAAGGACCTGGCGTCGCTGACCGACGCGGTGCTGGCGCCGATCGCCCGCACCTAG
- a CDS encoding histidinol-phosphate transaminase, whose amino-acid sequence MTRIDDLPIRDELRGKSPYGAPQLDVPVRLNTNENPYPLPEPLVARIAERVAEAARNLNRYPDRDAVELRTELARYLSRTAGLEVGVANVWAANGSNEVLQQLLQTFGGPGRTAIGFEPSYSMHALISRGTGTGWISGPRNADFTIDVDAARKAIAEHRPDVVFITSPNNPTGTAVEAETVLALHDAAQAARADAAGALVVVDEAYGEFSHRPSLLPLIEGRPRLVLSRTMSKAFGAAGLRLGYLAADPAVVDAVQLVRLPYHLSAITQATALAALEHTDTLLGYVEALKAERDRLVSELRTIGCEVTDSDANFVQFGRFEDAHAAWQGLLDRGVLVRDNGVPGWLRVTAGTPAENDAFLDAVRELMKEKSA is encoded by the coding sequence GTGACCCGCATTGACGATCTCCCGATCCGGGACGAGCTCCGTGGCAAGTCCCCGTACGGCGCCCCGCAGCTCGATGTGCCCGTACGGCTGAACACCAACGAGAACCCCTATCCGCTGCCCGAGCCGCTGGTCGCGCGGATCGCCGAGCGGGTCGCCGAGGCGGCCCGGAACCTCAACCGCTACCCGGACCGGGACGCGGTCGAGCTCCGCACCGAGCTGGCCCGCTACCTCAGCCGTACGGCCGGTCTCGAAGTCGGCGTCGCGAACGTGTGGGCGGCCAACGGGTCCAACGAGGTGCTCCAGCAACTGCTGCAGACCTTCGGCGGGCCGGGGCGCACCGCGATCGGCTTCGAGCCCTCGTACTCGATGCACGCGCTGATCTCCCGTGGCACCGGCACCGGCTGGATTTCCGGTCCCCGGAACGCCGATTTCACCATCGATGTCGATGCCGCCCGTAAGGCCATCGCCGAGCACCGCCCCGATGTCGTGTTCATCACCTCGCCGAACAATCCGACGGGCACGGCCGTCGAGGCCGAGACGGTGCTGGCGCTCCACGACGCGGCGCAGGCCGCCAGGGCGGACGCCGCCGGGGCGCTCGTCGTCGTGGACGAGGCGTACGGGGAGTTCAGCCACCGTCCGTCGCTGCTGCCGCTGATCGAGGGGCGGCCGCGGCTGGTGCTCTCGCGGACCATGTCCAAGGCGTTCGGCGCGGCCGGGCTGCGGCTGGGCTATCTCGCCGCCGACCCGGCGGTCGTCGACGCCGTCCAGCTGGTCCGCCTGCCGTACCACCTGTCCGCCATCACGCAGGCCACCGCGCTGGCCGCCCTGGAGCACACCGATACGCTGCTGGGGTACGTCGAGGCGCTGAAGGCCGAGCGCGACCGGCTGGTGAGCGAGCTGCGCACCATCGGCTGCGAGGTGACCGACTCCGACGCCAACTTCGTCCAGTTCGGCCGCTTCGAGGACGCCCACGCGGCGTGGCAGGGCCTGCTGGACCGGGGCGTCCTGGTCCGTGACAACGGCGTACCGGGATGGCTGCGGGTCACCGCGGGCACCCCCGCCGAGAACGACGCGTTCCTCGACGCGGTACGCGAGCTGATGAAGGAGAAGAGCGCATGA
- the hisD gene encoding histidinol dehydrogenase: MISRIDLRGAAFPEGGIDRDLLPRAELDVEAALEKVRPICDDVRHRGTAALIEYAHRFDGVTIERVRVPAEALGRALAELDPAVRAALEESIRRARLVHREQRRTDHTTQVVPGGTVTERWVPVERVGLYVPGGRSVYPSSVVMNVVPAQEAGVGSMAVASPPQSEFGGLPHPTILAACALLGVEEVYAAGGAQAVAMFAYGTEDCRPVSMVTGPGNIWVAAAKRLLKGRIGIDAEAGPTEIAILADATADPVHVAADLISQAEHDPLAASVLVTDSEELATAVEKELEVQVAATKHVADRIAPALSGRQSGIVLVDGLEQGLAVVDAYAAEHLEIQTQDAAGVAARVRNAGAIFVGAYAPVSLGDYAAGSNHVLPTGGCACHSSGLSVQSFLRGIHVVDYSREALAEVAGHVVTLAEAEDLPAHGAAVKARFDWKVPPSK, encoded by the coding sequence GTGATCTCCCGTATCGATCTGCGCGGCGCCGCCTTCCCCGAGGGCGGGATCGACCGCGACCTGCTGCCCCGTGCCGAGCTCGATGTCGAGGCCGCCCTGGAGAAGGTCCGGCCCATCTGCGACGACGTGCGCCATCGTGGTACCGCTGCGCTGATCGAGTACGCCCATCGGTTCGACGGCGTCACCATAGAGCGGGTGCGGGTCCCCGCGGAGGCGCTGGGGCGCGCCCTCGCCGAGCTGGACCCGGCCGTGCGGGCCGCTCTGGAGGAGTCCATCCGGCGGGCCCGGCTGGTCCACCGCGAGCAGCGGCGCACCGACCACACCACCCAGGTGGTGCCGGGCGGCACGGTCACCGAGCGCTGGGTGCCGGTCGAGCGCGTCGGTCTGTACGTACCGGGCGGGCGCTCGGTCTACCCGTCGTCCGTGGTGATGAACGTGGTGCCCGCGCAGGAGGCCGGGGTCGGCTCGATGGCCGTCGCCTCCCCGCCGCAGAGCGAGTTCGGCGGGCTGCCGCACCCCACGATCCTGGCCGCGTGCGCGCTGCTGGGCGTCGAGGAGGTGTACGCGGCGGGCGGCGCGCAGGCCGTGGCCATGTTCGCCTACGGCACCGAGGACTGCCGTCCGGTCTCCATGGTGACCGGTCCGGGCAACATCTGGGTCGCCGCGGCCAAGCGGCTGCTCAAGGGCCGGATCGGCATCGACGCCGAGGCCGGGCCGACCGAGATCGCCATCCTCGCCGACGCCACCGCCGACCCGGTGCACGTCGCCGCCGACCTGATCAGCCAGGCCGAGCACGATCCGCTGGCCGCGTCCGTGCTGGTCACCGACTCCGAGGAGCTGGCCACCGCGGTCGAGAAGGAGCTGGAGGTCCAGGTCGCGGCCACCAAGCACGTCGCGGACCGGATCGCGCCGGCGCTGTCCGGGCGGCAGTCCGGCATCGTGCTGGTCGACGGTCTGGAGCAGGGCCTGGCCGTCGTGGACGCGTACGCCGCCGAGCACCTGGAGATCCAGACCCAGGACGCGGCGGGCGTCGCGGCCCGGGTGCGCAACGCCGGGGCGATCTTCGTCGGGGCCTATGCGCCGGTGTCGCTCGGCGACTACGCGGCGGGCTCCAACCATGTGCTGCCCACGGGCGGCTGCGCCTGCCACTCCTCGGGGCTGTCCGTGCAGTCCTTCCTGCGCGGTATCCATGTGGTGGACTACAGCCGGGAGGCGCTGGCCGAGGTCGCCGGCCATGTGGTGACGCTCGCCGAGGCGGAGGATCTGCCCGCGCACGGCGCCGCGGTGAAGGCAAGGTTCGACTGGAAGGTGCCACCGAGCAAGTGA
- the hisB gene encoding imidazoleglycerol-phosphate dehydratase HisB: MTRVGRVERTTKETSVVVEIDLDGTGQVDVSTGVGFYDHMLDQLGRHGLFDLTVKTEGDLHIDTHHTIEDTALALGAAFKQALGDKTGIYRFGNCTVPLDESLAQVTVDLSGRPYLVHSEPENIAPMIGAYDTTMTRHILESFVAQAQVALHVHVPYGRNAHHIVECQFKALARALRYASERDPRAAGILPSTKGAL; encoded by the coding sequence ATGACCCGCGTAGGCCGCGTGGAGCGCACCACCAAGGAGACCTCGGTGGTCGTCGAGATCGACCTCGACGGCACCGGCCAGGTCGATGTGTCGACAGGTGTCGGCTTCTACGACCACATGCTCGACCAGCTCGGCCGCCACGGCCTCTTCGACCTCACCGTCAAGACCGAGGGCGACCTGCACATCGACACCCACCACACCATCGAGGACACCGCCCTCGCGCTCGGCGCCGCCTTCAAGCAGGCGCTCGGCGACAAGACGGGCATCTACCGCTTCGGCAACTGCACGGTGCCGCTCGACGAATCCCTGGCCCAGGTGACGGTCGATCTCTCCGGCCGCCCGTACCTGGTGCACAGCGAGCCGGAGAACATCGCGCCGATGATCGGCGCGTACGACACCACGATGACCCGGCACATCCTGGAGTCCTTCGTGGCCCAGGCGCAGGTCGCCCTGCACGTCCACGTCCCCTACGGGCGCAACGCGCACCACATCGTGGAGTGCCAGTTCAAGGCCCTGGCGCGGGCCCTGCGCTACGCCAGTGAGCGCGACCCCCGGGCCGCCGGAATCCTCCCCTCCACGAAGGGCGCCCTCTAA
- the priA gene encoding bifunctional 1-(5-phosphoribosyl)-5-((5-phosphoribosylamino)methylideneamino)imidazole-4-carboxamide isomerase/phosphoribosylanthranilate isomerase PriA, translating to MPTHRLELLPAVDVRDGQAVRLVHGESGSETSYGDPMEAALAWQRAGAEWLHLVDLDAAFGTGDNRAQIAEVARAMDLKVELSGGIRDDASLAAALATGCARVNLGTAALETPEWVAKVIAEHGDLIAVGLDVRGTTLRGRGWTRDGGDLYETLARLDSEGCARYVVTDIAKDGTLQGPNLELLRNVCAATTKPVVASGGVSSLDDLRALATLVPEGVEGAIVGKALYAKAFTLEEALEAVSV from the coding sequence ATGCCCACGCACCGCCTCGAACTCCTCCCCGCCGTCGACGTCCGCGACGGCCAGGCCGTCCGCCTCGTGCACGGCGAGTCCGGCTCCGAGACGTCGTACGGCGACCCGATGGAGGCCGCCCTGGCCTGGCAGCGGGCGGGCGCCGAATGGCTGCACCTGGTGGACCTCGACGCCGCCTTCGGCACCGGGGACAACCGCGCGCAGATCGCCGAGGTGGCCCGCGCCATGGACCTCAAGGTCGAGCTGTCCGGCGGCATCCGCGACGACGCCTCGCTGGCCGCCGCCCTGGCCACCGGCTGCGCCCGGGTGAACCTCGGCACGGCCGCCCTGGAGACCCCCGAATGGGTCGCCAAGGTCATCGCCGAGCACGGCGACCTCATCGCGGTGGGCCTCGACGTGCGCGGCACCACCCTGCGCGGCCGCGGCTGGACCCGTGACGGCGGCGACCTGTACGAGACCCTGGCCCGCCTCGACTCCGAGGGCTGTGCCCGCTACGTCGTCACCGACATCGCCAAGGACGGCACCCTCCAGGGCCCCAACCTGGAGCTGCTGCGCAACGTCTGCGCCGCGACGACCAAGCCCGTCGTCGCCTCCGGCGGCGTTTCCTCCCTCGACGACCTGCGCGCCCTTGCGACCCTGGTACCGGAAGGTGTCGAGGGCGCCATTGTGGGCAAGGCGCTCTACGCCAAGGCGTTCACCTTGGAAGAGGCGTTGGAGGCGGTATCCGTATGA
- the hisF gene encoding imidazole glycerol phosphate synthase subunit HisF produces MTLAVRVIPCLDVDNGRVVKGVNFQNLRDAGDPVEMAKVYGEEGADELTFLDITASSGDRETTYDVVRRTAEQVFIPLTVGGGVRTPEDVDKLLRAGADKVGVNTAAIARPELIREIAERFGSQVLVLSVDARACPEGTVTASGYEVTTHGGRRGTGIDAVEWAHRAAELGAGEILLNSMDADGTKDGYDTAMIEAVRKHVTIPVIASGGAGKLADFPPAIAAGADAVLAASVFHFGDLRIGQVKDELRRAGHPVR; encoded by the coding sequence ATGACCCTGGCGGTCCGAGTCATCCCCTGCCTGGACGTGGACAACGGCCGGGTCGTCAAGGGCGTCAACTTCCAGAATCTGCGCGACGCGGGCGATCCGGTCGAGATGGCCAAGGTCTACGGCGAGGAGGGCGCGGACGAGCTGACCTTCCTCGACATCACCGCCTCCTCCGGCGACCGCGAGACCACCTACGACGTGGTCCGCCGCACCGCCGAGCAGGTTTTCATCCCGCTGACGGTCGGCGGGGGCGTCCGCACCCCGGAGGACGTCGACAAGCTGCTGCGCGCCGGGGCGGACAAGGTCGGCGTCAACACCGCCGCCATCGCCCGCCCCGAGCTCATCCGCGAGATCGCCGAGCGCTTCGGCAGCCAGGTCCTGGTCCTCTCGGTCGACGCCCGCGCCTGTCCCGAAGGGACGGTGACGGCCTCCGGCTACGAGGTCACCACCCACGGCGGCCGCCGCGGCACCGGTATCGACGCCGTCGAGTGGGCCCATCGCGCCGCGGAGCTGGGCGCCGGGGAGATCCTGCTGAACTCCATGGACGCGGACGGCACCAAGGACGGCTACGACACGGCCATGATCGAGGCCGTCCGCAAGCACGTCACCATCCCGGTCATCGCCAGCGGCGGCGCGGGGAAGCTCGCCGACTTCCCGCCGGCGATCGCCGCGGGCGCGGACGCGGTGCTGGCCGCGTCCGTCTTCCACTTCGGCGATCTGCGGATCGGCCAGGTCAAGGACGAACTGCGGAGGGCAGGGCACCCGGTCCGCTAG
- a CDS encoding ABC transporter permease has translation MPALSGVSGTTGVPGASGTSGVSGAPDASGTSGASGGAGDVPAPLAARARLFPALAAVYRAQLSRARVARIPLLFVATFQSVGIMILMRGVVDGGNEARSVVAGSSVLVVAFVALNLLAQYFGQLRASGGLDHYATLPVPPAAVVLGAAAAYASFTVPGTAVTAVMGSALFQLPMAHLWILLAVIPLSGAALAGLGAALGLLAPRQELATLCGQLGMSAALLLGVLPAARMPQVVSYVRDLLPSTYGVEALARSFDGQPDWWVICADLGVCAGVAVVSLAAATWAYRRAAVR, from the coding sequence GTGCCCGCCCTGTCCGGTGTGTCCGGGACCACAGGTGTGCCCGGTGCCTCCGGTACCTCGGGTGTCTCCGGTGCTCCTGACGCCTCTGGTACGTCGGGGGCGTCCGGCGGGGCCGGTGATGTGCCCGCGCCCCTGGCGGCGCGGGCACGGCTCTTCCCCGCGCTCGCCGCGGTCTACCGCGCCCAGCTCTCGCGGGCCCGGGTGGCCCGGATACCCCTGCTGTTCGTGGCGACCTTCCAGTCCGTCGGGATCATGATCCTGATGCGCGGGGTGGTGGACGGCGGAAACGAGGCACGGTCCGTGGTGGCCGGGTCGAGCGTGCTCGTCGTCGCCTTCGTGGCGCTCAACCTGCTCGCGCAGTACTTCGGCCAGCTGCGGGCCAGCGGCGGGCTCGACCACTACGCGACCCTGCCGGTGCCGCCCGCGGCCGTGGTGCTCGGGGCGGCCGCCGCGTACGCCTCCTTCACCGTGCCCGGGACCGCCGTCACCGCGGTCATGGGCAGTGCCCTCTTCCAGCTGCCCATGGCGCATCTGTGGATCCTCCTCGCCGTGATCCCGCTCTCCGGCGCCGCCCTCGCCGGACTCGGCGCCGCGCTGGGGCTGCTCGCACCGCGCCAGGAACTCGCCACGCTGTGCGGGCAGTTGGGGATGTCCGCCGCGCTGCTGCTGGGCGTGCTGCCCGCGGCCCGGATGCCGCAGGTAGTGTCGTACGTGCGCGATCTGCTGCCCTCGACGTACGGTGTGGAGGCCCTGGCGCGGTCCTTCGACGGGCAGCCCGACTGGTGGGTGATCTGTGCCGACCTCGGGGTGTGCGCGGGGGTGGCCGTGGTGTCCCTCGCGGCCGCGACCTGGGCCTATCGGCGGGCGGCGGTGCGGTGA
- a CDS encoding magnesium transporter, translated as MTAPLTPHDQPSPHDDPAGGRPPSQGQPYGHPEHSGHPEQSSHPGQSGHPDHPGHPDHSDHPEHSEQSEPGPELRAELVQASLVAIAVAVAGVLLGLLWLWWAPKVPLVSDGSAVYLANSEGEDAIGADGVFTLLGLAFGVVSAVVVFLLFRRGGIALVVGLAIGGVLASVIAWRLGVWLGPTSDVVAHAKSAGKGVTFDGPLKLGAKGALLSWSVAAMVIHLALTGLFGPRDPEPALPPAAGSGAR; from the coding sequence GTGACCGCACCGTTGACGCCACATGATCAGCCTTCGCCGCACGATGATCCTGCCGGGGGCCGGCCGCCGTCCCAGGGGCAGCCGTACGGACACCCCGAACATTCCGGGCACCCGGAGCAAAGCAGCCATCCCGGGCAGTCCGGTCATCCCGACCACCCTGGCCACCCCGACCACTCGGACCACCCGGAGCACTCGGAGCAGTCCGAGCCGGGGCCCGAGTTGCGCGCCGAACTGGTGCAGGCGTCGCTGGTCGCCATCGCGGTGGCGGTCGCGGGGGTGCTTCTCGGGCTGCTGTGGCTGTGGTGGGCGCCGAAGGTGCCGCTGGTCTCGGACGGCTCCGCCGTTTATCTGGCGAACTCGGAAGGTGAGGACGCGATCGGCGCGGACGGTGTGTTCACGCTGCTCGGGCTCGCCTTCGGGGTGGTCTCGGCCGTCGTCGTCTTTCTGCTCTTCCGCCGCGGCGGTATCGCGCTGGTCGTCGGGCTGGCGATCGGCGGGGTGCTCGCCTCGGTGATCGCCTGGCGGCTGGGCGTATGGCTGGGACCCACCTCGGACGTCGTGGCTCATGCCAAGTCGGCCGGTAAGGGCGTCACCTTCGACGGACCGCTGAAGCTGGGCGCGAAGGGCGCGCTGCTGTCGTGGTCGGTGGCGGCGATGGTGATCCACCTGGCGCTGACGGGGCTGTTCGGCCCCCGCGATCCGGAGCCGGCCCTGCCGCCCGCGGCGGGCTCGGGAGCGCGCTAG
- a CDS encoding LON peptidase substrate-binding domain-containing protein: protein MTSARLPLFPLNTVLFPGLVMPLNVFEQRYRSLMRDLSALPQDAPRRFGVIAIRDGHEVAPSAIGLPDSVTLPDPGPTAGFGPDPAKSFYSVGCVADAATIREQEDGTFEVLATGTTRFELLSVDSSGPYLSAEVKELEEEQGEGAGALASGVVRAFRMYQKRLAGARERTLAAEQDLPGEPSVLSYLVAAAAVLDTPAKQRLLQAPDTASRLAEELKLLRAESAVIGKLPSLPAVDLTRRPTSPN, encoded by the coding sequence GTGACCTCCGCGCGCCTTCCGCTCTTCCCGCTGAACACGGTGCTGTTCCCGGGGCTCGTCATGCCCCTGAACGTCTTCGAACAGCGGTATCGCTCCCTGATGCGCGATCTGTCGGCGCTCCCCCAGGACGCGCCGCGCCGGTTCGGGGTGATCGCGATCCGGGACGGCCACGAGGTCGCCCCGAGCGCGATCGGCCTCCCGGACTCCGTCACGCTGCCGGACCCCGGCCCCACGGCCGGGTTCGGCCCGGACCCCGCCAAGTCCTTCTATTCCGTGGGCTGTGTGGCGGACGCGGCCACCATCCGGGAGCAGGAGGACGGCACCTTCGAGGTGCTGGCCACCGGCACCACCCGGTTCGAGCTGCTCTCCGTGGACTCCTCCGGTCCCTATCTGTCGGCCGAGGTCAAGGAGCTGGAGGAGGAACAGGGAGAGGGCGCCGGGGCGCTGGCCTCGGGGGTCGTACGAGCCTTCCGGATGTACCAGAAGCGGCTCGCGGGCGCCCGTGAACGGACCCTGGCGGCCGAGCAGGACCTGCCGGGCGAACCGTCCGTCCTCTCGTATCTGGTGGCGGCGGCGGCCGTGCTCGACACGCCCGCGAAGCAGCGGCTGCTCCAGGCGCCGGACACCGCGAGCCGGCTGGCCGAGGAGCTGAAACTGCTGCGCGCCGAGAGCGCGGTCATCGGTAAGCTCCCGTCGCTCCCCGCCGTCGACCTGACCCGCCGTCCCACCAGCCCCAACTGA